One part of the [Synechococcus] sp. NIES-970 genome encodes these proteins:
- a CDS encoding hypothetical protein (conserved hypothetical protein), with amino-acid sequence MCICVDCEYVDRCETYHVVETQHQQPHLTDQPNFSPIEPTINVNIRSEGEIIEMEWDVVGCASFSQEKGKWARLRPGEAVPT; translated from the coding sequence ATGTGCATTTGTGTGGACTGTGAATATGTAGACCGCTGCGAAACCTACCATGTGGTCGAGACCCAGCACCAGCAACCCCACTTAACTGACCAGCCCAATTTTTCCCCCATTGAACCGACCATTAACGTGAATATCCGTTCGGAAGGCGAAATCATTGAAATGGAATGGGATGTGGTCGGCTGTGCCAGTTTTTCTCAAGAAAAAGGGAAATGGGCCCGGCTCCGGCCTGGTGAGGCTGTTCCTACTTAA
- a CDS encoding hypothetical protein (conserved hypothetical protein) produces MAQPVTVLKQIQVALAQGDFARMQKLLLQWQKIEPKNPWFRLYVARWYEETGRWAQAEKNYRQLLKGATLPKIVTQARQGLERLKRRERSLEQMAIAREKAAPEGDAYGLFVLEPLEPSQKKRAAQHFATVFRTDPYSAGLQLPLKSWRLFRTGHLGELRFYGKALAQGNITSFCLSLAQMENIQVIQVQVIEQLTPDLKIRGLDAAGTAVTFTIPWAEISQWVTGMVPIFEESLEKDGRGKSYYKTKVLDYAQLCDLHWGDRQLILRLNDQHYQFQRGFSFLVDPDHPIEQLSNRRNWNSMQQQLAKHLSKNERWADFKSFANNARDFPELLRKIDPQVNLFRAEIHQDTYWDPAWQLYSTMIFARQAQCRSEAIAHQN; encoded by the coding sequence ATGGCCCAACCTGTCACCGTCCTCAAGCAGATCCAAGTGGCCCTCGCCCAGGGAGATTTTGCGCGGATGCAAAAGTTGCTATTGCAGTGGCAAAAAATAGAACCCAAAAATCCTTGGTTCCGGCTCTATGTGGCTCGCTGGTACGAGGAAACTGGGCGCTGGGCACAGGCAGAAAAAAACTATCGACAACTCCTCAAAGGGGCAACTCTCCCCAAAATTGTCACCCAGGCCCGCCAAGGTTTGGAACGACTAAAAAGGCGGGAGCGGTCTTTGGAACAGATGGCGATCGCCCGTGAAAAAGCGGCACCGGAAGGGGATGCTTATGGTTTATTTGTTCTAGAGCCTTTAGAGCCCAGTCAAAAAAAGAGGGCGGCCCAGCATTTTGCAACGGTTTTTCGCACGGACCCCTATTCAGCCGGGCTACAACTCCCCCTCAAATCCTGGCGTTTATTCCGCACGGGTCACTTGGGAGAATTACGTTTCTATGGCAAAGCTCTGGCCCAGGGAAATATTACAAGTTTTTGTTTGTCCTTAGCCCAGATGGAAAACATCCAGGTGATTCAGGTGCAGGTGATCGAACAGTTGACCCCTGACCTCAAAATTCGAGGTCTTGATGCTGCCGGGACAGCGGTCACGTTTACGATTCCCTGGGCTGAAATTTCCCAGTGGGTGACAGGCATGGTGCCGATTTTTGAAGAATCCCTTGAAAAGGATGGTCGGGGCAAATCCTATTACAAAACCAAAGTCTTGGATTATGCCCAGCTCTGTGATCTGCATTGGGGCGATCGCCAATTGATTTTGCGTCTAAACGATCAGCACTACCAATTTCAACGGGGGTTTTCTTTTTTAGTCGACCCCGACCATCCCATCGAGCAACTGAGTAACCGCCGCAACTGGAACAGTATGCAGCAACAGTTGGCTAAGCACCTCAGTAAAAATGAGCGTTGGGCTGATTTCAAAAGCTTTGCTAACAATGCCCGGGATTTTCCTGAATTACTCCGCAAGATCGATCCTCAGGTCAATCTATTTCGCGCTGAAATTCACCAAGATACCTACTGGGATCCGGCTTGGCAGCTCTACAGCACGATGATTTTCGCCCGCCAAGCTCAATGTCGCTCTGAGGCGATCGCCCACCAGAATTAA